Within Triticum dicoccoides isolate Atlit2015 ecotype Zavitan chromosome 1B, WEW_v2.0, whole genome shotgun sequence, the genomic segment GGCGCGGCAGAAGGAGACTGCGCGTCGCTGGCCATGGGCCCATGGCGATCATGCTCGCTCGCGAACTGCAACAGATGGGATCGCGGTCGCGAGCGGCTGACTGGGAGGGCCGATAGGATCGCGTGCGCGTTGGAGCCGAGCTGAGGCATCACGAGGAGCGGCGGGCGATTGCCTTAGCCCGTAAGATTGCATCAGCCATCACGTGTTGCGCATGGGGCGCCGGCATGCACAGGCGCGGCTCTGCATACCGGATCTACGGAATTTTTTCCCCACCTACCCACCGCTTCTGGGCAAGCCCGGCTGCGAGCGAGGGCGGTATGGTCGCGCTGGAGGGGTTGCTAGTCCTCAATCGGGCGTCATGGCCATGCGACGGGAGCAATAGGATCGATTGTCTGCCGGGAGCAATAAAGGGAAGGGGGACGCGAACCTGCGCTGTGAATCGATGACGGCCGCCCGCCGGCCACGGCGGCGGCGCATCCCGATGGCGGTGCTATCTCCCTCAACTCCACATCTCCCCTCGCGCTCGCGCTCCCGCTCCCCATCGCAATCGTCAGGCCCGGCGGCTCCTTCGACGACGATCTCGTgcgaggcggcgacggcgaagCAGTGTGGTGAATGGCGGCCCTGGAGCGTGGGCGGGAGGAGCGGGACGAGGATTTGAGGAGCAGACGCGGGATTTGGACGGCAAGTCAGGGGGCGTGGCGAGCGTTCGTGGGGGGACCGGGTGGGAAGGTGGGTGGTCTCACTCCTGACCAAAGGTTTTTTTTTCTTGATTTCATTTTTTCTCGGTAGGAACAGGAAAAAAGGGTTTTCGAAAAATATCGGAATTTTCGGATTTGTTTTGCCTGAATTTTTCAAATGAATTTTGAATTAGATTTTTTTCTCTTCAAAATAAAATATTTTTTAAGCCTTTTTAGACAACCCTTTGTTCGAGTGGTCGGCCTATCTTTCCTTCCTTTAGAAGCTCGCATGTTCGAACCATCCCACCCACTCGGTGCTAGAGTTTAAAAAAAATGTATGACAACACTTTTAAAACCTGAAGTAACAACAAGCACCTTACCACCAAGCTAAGGGATGACTTATGATTATCAAGCCATACGAGCACTATTTGACATGAGCTAAATGTTTAAATTCAAAAATTTCGGATGGTATTAGAGAGAGATACAATGCAAGAAAAGAAAGAAGTGTTGAACGATtcgatgttcttcttcattctttaaCAGAGAAGAACTCCCCTTTCTTGGACCTCATACACCGTAAGTTCATCTCTTTCACAACAATCTTGAATTTTTCATAGTGTTCATATGGACCCTTGAGAGAAACTTTGATTGAAGATCTTTTAAGGAGTTCTTATCAAATGACTTTGCTTATGCTTATTACTTTTGGATGGTAAGCACAtcctagacggttaggtgtcactTATGATCATAGCAAGTGCCACATGTGAAAGACACGAGAGTTTGTATGGGCTTGAAGATAACCCACTTTGTGAAGATCTAAGATGGTTGTGCGTTGTGGGCTACATGGTCGGCGCCACAACCGGGATTCTTGAGTCTTAGAATCCCTTGGTTTGAAGTCTCCGTCGATGTAGGTGTGAGATAGCACCAATTGTCTGAAGCACAAAAGAACATTCCCGTATCAACCAATGTTTGCATTCTCTACTCTGCTCCCTTACTTTCATGCAAGTTGCTATGTCTCGGCTGCTCTACCCATGTTACTTGCTTGATTGATAATGTACCATCTAGTCTCCTTGTGCGTAAAATTGTCGAACCCTAAAACTTGTATAGATGTTTGCATTTGGTCTATTCATCCCCCCCCCCCTACACACACAAGGCCTCTCCAACGCCGACCCTCAAACCGCCCGCATACATTCGGACTACGTGGTCTGTACGTGTTCCGTCATCCAAGGCGTGCATGTATCGGTTCATGAGCAGTCCAGACGCACTTTTTCCCGCAAATTGAAACCAAAATTGGGGGGCTTTGCAGGAGTTCGGATAGTAGCCAGgtaggactccgacacccccgGCCGACTAAACCCCTCCTCCCGGTCCAATGTTCTTCCAATCCGCCCCTTCTCCCACCTTGCTTTCCATCCGCACCCTCCTCCTCCACGTCGCTGTTGTACCTCTCTGGCGGGCACATAGGCATTGCCGGACCTCCACAACCAGCGCCGACGCGCCCGCTCGCCTTTTACCACGGCGTCGTCCACTCAGGACCCGTCCATAGACAGGTACACTCCGCCACCCATGTCGACGTCATCCATGACGGACACCACGCCTGGCAAGTGTTAggtcaaatgccattgagcttGTTTTTGAACGCCATGTCGTGTTTTTAGAGTACAAAGGATGGCGGGGTACTCgaccatggaggatgagttgttgtgctaTGCATTGTTGGCCGTATCCGTGGAAGCAGAGGTGGGCTCTTCTGGCAACGCATGCATGATTGGTTTCACACGCAAAAGCATATTGCGCCCTACGACATGCACATCATTCAACAACGCAATGTGAGGTCATTATCGTATCGATGGTACGCCATTCAGACAACCGTCGGGAAGTTCTATGGCGATGGAGGCAAGGTGGCCATTGCGCCCAGCAGCCGAGGATATCATAAGTTTTGCTTCTTCTTGTTCAATTTGTTGATTGATTCATTCGTTCGTTCAATGTTGCTCTACACATTGTGTAGCCCATACGTGCTACCGTGATGTACCATAGGATAGAGGGACGGCCATTTACGCACACGCAATGTTGGATGAAGCTGAAGAGCAGTATGTATGGGACGATATGATCCTTCCATGAAAAACTTGTTAAACACCCGGTTAATCTCGTTGAATTTGAACTATTGTTGTACTAGACTTATTTGCATGCTATGTATGGATAATTTATGCTATTTTCTATCCGAACTTTGATAAAATCCttcatgtttgcatgaatttcttCCGTTAGTTGAAACCCAACTTAAAATGTATGCAGGCAGCGTTGGATAGACGCCTCTCGCATCCGTGTTCGGAGACTTGTCCCCTGTCCGCGGACAGATGCTGCAGCAATTTTGCTGATCAGCGTTGTGATGCCCTAAGCAGCCAAAGATGTGATTCCAACTCCAAAATTAATACTTTTTTTGCAAATACTCAGAAAAATGATACTAATATATAGTAGTGCTTAACTGCATCACCAATAATTAAGCAGCCAAAGAATTTGAACAGTCAAAACAACCAATTACAGTACATGCGTGAAAATTGAACGAAAATCACAAGTAGATGACCTCAGGCAGTGCAAAACTAAAGCGCACAAACGAATAAATAACGCAACACCGTGATGATTCATGGATCGATCAGTGGTTGACGACCCTGCACTTCCTCCTGATTTCGCCTTGCTTGCCGGTCTTCACATCGATGGCTCCCATCTTGACCATGGCCTTGTTAAACTTGGCCTCCCACTGCCCGGGGATGTTGGCACTGTCGCGCACCATCTGTGTCGTCGCCGGTGTCGTGAGAAGGGCGGCGTCGGACGTGAACAACACCTTGTGTGCGAGGACATTCTTGTAGTACTGGTTATCGAGAGCGTTGGGGGTCACCACGTCTTGGTTCACCGTGGGGTCGTTGGCCGTGCTCGGGTTGGCGGGGCACCTCCTCCTCAGGAAGTTGGCGAAGCCACCGTCGATGTCGGAGGTGACGGCGATGCGGTCGGAGACGAAGGACGAGCAGTGGGAGACCCCGATGGTGTGGGCGCCGGAGAGCACGACCATGTCCTCGGCGCTGAGGCCCTTAGCGGCGAAGCTGGCGACGAGCTGGTCGAGGTTGAAGAATGGTGGCGGCAGGTTGTCCAGGGCCTCCGTGGAATTGGAAACGCGGCCGTCGAGGCGGCCCGCCGGCATGTTGATCTTGATCTTCATCTTGCTAAGGAAGTAGGCTGCGTCGCGGCTGGCGAAGGCGACGATGTCGGCGCACGAGACCACTCCGGGGCACGCCTTCTCGACGGCGTCCTTGGCCGCGTCGATCACCTCGAAGCCACGCAGGCTGGGGAAGTTGGGAGGGCTCAGCTTCTCGGGCTGCGGGTTGGCCGGCGTCGGGTCGAGGAGGACGGAGCCATCACATCCCTggacgaagcagtcgtggaagaaCATGCGGATGAGGCCGGCGCCGATGCCGGCGTTCTTGTAGACGAACTTCTTCACCTCGTCCCTCACGATGGCCTCCACTCGGGGGCATGTCTTCTTGTAGTAACCCACCTCCAGGCCATGGCACGCCGACGACGACAGCAGCAGTACGCATGCCAGCGCAACAGAAAGCTTAAGGGAAGCTGCGGCCATTGCCTCTCTTCTCAAGCTAGCTCTTAATGAATTTAGCCGATGTGTACGGTGTACCAGAGAGTGTGTGATTTGATGTGGGCTATAGGAGCAGATGGGATGGCGTGATGGAGTTCGTATGTGGAGTGGAGGGGCTACTTATACATGCATGCAAGAGTTCCAATCCATGGTGCACTTGATAAACAATGGATGTGGGCTATAGCAACTTGACATTGACATTGTTAGATGGATGTATGTCATGCACATGCATCGCAATTAGTGGAGTAATAATTGATCAGCATGCAGTGATCTAGCTGTTATAGAATATGGAGGCTGCTGGATTAGCTGAATTTAACCCTATGTTTTCTTCAATGATCGAGAGAAttcgtctctttctttttctctctcttcatttctccctccgttcgtaaatagtatatttttttaaatattttaatatggactacatatttgTGTTGTATCATATGTTGGTTGCTCCTGGAGTATGCATGTGTGGGTGATGAGTGAGTCGAATGGAAATACAATGTGAGCTCTTTGTAGACAAACTTTTGTACCACCTCTGTTTGGCCTTTGACTTATGTAGAGCCAACTAACTCGCAGGCTACAACCCCGTTGGATTGCTTTGTTGGTCGGCCCGTGACATGGTGTGAGgacctaagagcatctacagggcggacttggcaaatccggctTCTCAAACGTCTGTGTCGTGTTCGTGAACAGTGAGCAAGCACCCCTCATTTAGGTGTGTCCGCATTCGCATATCACAAATTCGGGCTCTCATATCCATGCAACATATGCACGTACGAAATAAATCTACGTACATCAACGAACTAACACGAGTTATCTAGTTGAAACAGGCATAATTGTAGTATAAACGATCATCGGACAACCAAAAGATGTAGTTTCAATCGGACAGTATCCTAAACATACGATAAAAAACTTAATTTAACAGAGAAGGGAGAAGGAAATCACCATTTCCTCGCTGCCCCTTTCCCTTGCGGTCGGCGGTACTGCTTTGGCCTTCGGTGTAGACGTAGGTCGCCCGAGGGTAGTCGTCGTCATTGTCGGATCTTGAGCCATCGTCGGAGTCGTTCGACAGCTCCATGTGACCACCAGCAAGCCTCCGGAGCAAGTGTTTCCTCTCCTTGGCGTGCCTCACCGCCTTCGCCGAGGCCTCGCGCTCCGATAGCTCGATCGATAGCGAGCCAGAGTGTTTTGGCGTTTTTCCGCCGCAGCCACCGCACATCCGTCTCCATCATTGTCAGGGAGCGCCGGAGGACGAACGCAATGAGCGCGAACTCGGGATCGACCGGTGCGCGCGAGTGCCCGGCGCCTCGCATGCGTCGCCCGCTGCCATGGCCTTCCTCGTGCATTGCCGCTGGCGCCGTGCGACCCGCACCTCTGATTCGAGCATCCTCGACCGGCTCGGCGCCGGCGAGGGCATAAGCACCCAATGGTGCCCGTAGACGCTCTCCGGATGTAGAATGGACAGGATGGCAGCCGAGTGGCGTACCTGGATTTCAAGGCGGGCGAAGTGGGATGGCGTGTTGCTTCTGAGTTGCCTCCGTTGCTGCCGCCCTGATCTAGACGGGAGCGGCGCAAAGCAATGCGGTGAGCGGCCCCATCGATGCCGCTCTTGTCGCCATTAGAGCCGAAGCCGCTGCAGTCGTCCACCATGGAACGGATTGGGAAGAGGAGAGGATGGAGAAAGCGGAGGATTCATCAAAGGGGATATATGTGAGGTCGGGGTGGCCTGACTAACGTCCCGGATTGCCCCGTATTTTGGATAGATATGAGGGGCGCCGGACAGCCCGGGCGTTTGAAGGACGGTTTGAGGCGTCCGGGTAGGTCGAATTTTTTGTGACCGATCATTGACCGGTCAGCCCGTCTGAACGTTTGTGACGTGTTTGAGGCCCCAGGTGTAGATGCTCTAAGTGGCAGCAATTAACTACTCTCACCCGCACATCCCACCAAATTATTTATTCTTCGGTACACAACCTCTAATTGAATCAATAGTGGAGAATAAAACATCTCTTTTCGATTGATAGGGCGTGACACCTTGGAAGAATGCATATTTTGAAGCAACGAAAAATGAAATGGGAGAGAGTGATGGCAGAATCCCTCCGGGATATGCCCAACATACGTTCTAGGCGGCCCACTTGGCTAGGCACATACCCAGTGGCCCACTGGCTGAGCACACCCAACAACGAGACCTCCTCGTCGGCGCCTTCAGCGCCACTTCCAGCAACCGGCGCCAACGCACTTCCCCTTCGTGGGCCGGTCCAATAACCCGTCGCTCGCTTCATTCGCTCCCCTAAAAAAACCGTCGCTCGCTTCATTTGCTCAATCAACATGCtcgccccccttaagaaaaaaagaTCAACACACTCGCATTTGTTTTTTTCCGGCTGTATTGTGATGTTCGTTCAGGAAAAAACAAATCATCGattgacagaaaaaaaatcatcaaatttgaaaaacagttcataaaaaaatgaaaaaagttcaacaaatttgaaaaaaagtttatcgaatttgaaaaaagttcatagaatttgaaaaaaaCTGTTACGTCtgcaaaaaagttcaccaaatttgaaaaaaagcTCATTGAACTTGAAAAACAGTTCATCAAATTTTGGAAAAGTTCATTGAAAGTTGAAAAAATAGTTCATGAAATCTGGTGAACTTTTTCATCgattagaaaagaaaaaagaaaatatataaaaaagaaaaagaaaagaatgaagaaaaacaaaaaaacaaaagaaagaaagaatggGATTAGAAAACGAACTTGACCATAGAACTTCGAGTGGCGGGGTGGTTATAGCGTGTCACACTGTAACGCTCCTCGCGCGGGTTCGAATTCTCCCGTAGTAGTTTTTTGCATCAgtttagaaaaggaaaaaaaggcgaATGTGGGCTGGCCCGCGTCGCGCAGGGGGGTGTGCACCCTGTACCATTAATACTGTATTTGGCACTGAGGGCGCCAAATAGGATTTGGCCCCAACAACGCCCACTCGGCAAGGTCGTCAATCCGGGAGCTCGTAACCGGCGCTCTTAGCGCCAAGAGCGCCAGTTCAGCTTACTGGCGCTCGTAGGTGATGTTTTTACTGGGTCGGCCCAGCAAAGTTTTAATTGATCGCATGCAAAGACTGCTCGCCGTTGGTAGCGCAAAAAAAAACCAAAGGTTGTTCTGGGAATATCCTACTCGCCGCTCACTGCGGCAAACTGCCCC encodes:
- the LOC119350605 gene encoding uncharacterized protein LOC119350605, yielding MPMCPPERSETTHLPTRSPHERSPRPLTCRPNPASAPQILVPLLPPTLQGRHSPHCFAVAASHEIVVEGAAGPDDCDGEREREREGRCGVEGDSTAIGMRRRRGRRAAVIDSQRSNGCRWGSTRTLGTCSRQ
- the LOC119348723 gene encoding peroxidase 2-like — translated: MAAASLKLSVALACVLLLSSSACHGLEVGYYKKTCPRVEAIVRDEVKKFVYKNAGIGAGLIRMFFHDCFVQGCDGSVLLDPTPANPQPEKLSPPNFPSLRGFEVIDAAKDAVEKACPGVVSCADIVAFASRDAAYFLSKMKIKINMPAGRLDGRVSNSTEALDNLPPPFFNLDQLVASFAAKGLSAEDMVVLSGAHTIGVSHCSSFVSDRIAVTSDIDGGFANFLRRRCPANPSTANDPTVNQDVVTPNALDNQYYKNVLAHKVLFTSDAALLTTPATTQMVRDSANIPGQWEAKFNKAMVKMGAIDVKTGKQGEIRRKCRVVNH